In the Streptomyces sp. cg36 genome, one interval contains:
- a CDS encoding AAA family ATPase — translation MPNYAESHRDLDSYISARVPVIGMRTIEQQRALRLVREVATHPRRSSMPFWIYTRATGLRDLRTNAHLQEDRSLTGAMEYAATQFAARPNATLILVDPDDLEGDTPLTRHIAEIARLAGNNSGSIILLTDTPVWSGLQRLGMSLQLDLPDADEMYGVLAGFLTDHQGIIPIAWSEDDARRAAETLLGVTEAEAVNLMATVAAKGAVEKDDVTALAQSKDRIFSDLTGLEKVRLKDADYTVGGLTNLREWLQRKHQLMRADLRNTEIRPPRGVLLVGVPGCGKSLSAKAIAAEWQLPLYRLDMGSIHGKYLGESEGRFREALETADRVAPCVLWIDEIEKGLAGRDDGTGVPQRIIGQFLFWLQESRSRAFVVATANDVRSLPPELLRKGRFDELFFVDLPDAQDRKEIIQLYYRRYVKAEPDPDQLARLVDLSEGFAGSDIEGALHDVGAEVYLGGGAEALRPSFVLDTFANTIPLSRNNPEQIEEIRAWGRERAVAAGRTTATAGPGAATPARRIVFMED, via the coding sequence ATGCCCAACTACGCCGAGAGCCATCGCGACCTCGACAGCTACATCTCCGCCCGGGTGCCGGTCATCGGCATGCGCACCATCGAGCAGCAGCGGGCGCTGCGGCTGGTGCGGGAGGTGGCGACGCACCCCCGGCGCAGCAGCATGCCGTTCTGGATCTACACCCGCGCCACCGGGCTGCGCGACCTGCGCACCAACGCGCACCTCCAGGAGGACCGCTCGCTGACCGGGGCCATGGAGTACGCGGCCACCCAGTTCGCCGCCCGCCCCAACGCCACGCTGATCCTGGTCGACCCGGACGACCTGGAGGGGGACACCCCGCTCACCCGGCACATCGCCGAGATCGCCCGCCTCGCGGGCAACAACTCCGGCTCGATCATCCTGCTCACCGACACCCCGGTGTGGAGCGGCCTGCAGCGGCTCGGCATGAGCCTCCAGCTGGACCTGCCGGACGCGGACGAGATGTACGGGGTGCTCGCCGGGTTCCTCACCGACCACCAGGGAATCATCCCGATCGCCTGGTCCGAGGACGACGCCCGGCGGGCCGCCGAGACGCTCCTCGGGGTCACCGAGGCGGAGGCGGTGAACCTGATGGCGACCGTCGCCGCCAAGGGCGCCGTGGAGAAGGACGACGTCACCGCGCTCGCCCAGTCCAAGGACCGCATCTTCAGCGATCTGACCGGCCTGGAGAAGGTGCGGCTCAAGGACGCCGACTACACGGTCGGCGGGCTGACCAATCTGCGCGAGTGGCTCCAGCGCAAGCACCAGCTGATGCGCGCGGACCTGCGCAACACGGAGATCCGGCCGCCGCGCGGGGTGCTGCTGGTCGGCGTGCCGGGCTGCGGCAAGTCGCTGTCGGCCAAGGCGATCGCCGCCGAGTGGCAACTGCCGCTCTACCGGCTGGACATGGGCTCCATCCACGGCAAGTACCTGGGCGAGTCCGAGGGCCGGTTCCGGGAGGCGCTGGAGACCGCCGACCGGGTGGCGCCCTGTGTGCTGTGGATCGACGAGATCGAGAAGGGGCTCGCGGGCCGGGACGACGGCACGGGCGTGCCGCAGCGGATCATCGGCCAGTTCCTGTTCTGGCTCCAGGAGTCGCGCTCGCGGGCGTTCGTGGTGGCCACCGCCAACGACGTGCGCAGCCTGCCGCCGGAGCTGCTGCGCAAGGGCCGCTTCGACGAGCTGTTCTTCGTGGACCTGCCCGACGCGCAGGACCGCAAGGAGATCATCCAGCTCTACTACCGCCGCTATGTGAAGGCCGAGCCGGACCCGGACCAGCTGGCGCGGCTGGTGGACCTGTCCGAGGGGTTCGCGGGCTCCGACATCGAGGGCGCGCTGCACGACGTGGGCGCCGAGGTGTACCTGGGCGGCGGGGCGGAGGCGCTGCGGCCCTCGTTCGTCCTGGACACCTTCGCCAACACCATTCCGCTGAGCCGCAACAACCCGGAGCAGATCGAGGAGATCCGCGCCTGGGGCCGGGAGCGGGCGGTGGCGGCGGGCCGCACCACGGCGACCGCCGGTCCGGGCGCGGCGACCCCGGCCCGCCGGATCGTGTTCATGGAGGACTGA
- a CDS encoding RES family NAD+ phosphorylase: MPHYQPPEAMAGTPAKATLGAGTVLYRVHGSHRPAAAFNPRPAHCLYGGGRFDSTGCDAYGYLYAGLSPESAVSETLLHSLPFDPAGGARLVPRAAVAGRRLSVLRLTAAVDVVSLLTGPELAAVHQDGWLVQAESRDYPYTRDWAHWIRRHTEPWAQGFLWSSKRDPGERALVLFGDRCPPDALAATGDEAVDFDGPGGRAWLDSVLLPYQARLAP, from the coding sequence GTGCCGCACTACCAGCCGCCCGAGGCGATGGCGGGCACCCCCGCCAAGGCGACCCTCGGCGCGGGCACCGTGCTCTACCGGGTGCACGGCTCGCACCGGCCCGCCGCCGCCTTCAACCCCCGGCCCGCGCACTGCCTGTACGGCGGGGGCCGCTTCGACTCCACCGGCTGCGACGCCTACGGCTACCTCTACGCCGGGCTCAGCCCCGAGTCGGCCGTCAGCGAGACCCTGCTGCACTCGCTGCCCTTCGACCCGGCCGGGGGCGCCCGGCTGGTGCCGCGCGCGGCCGTCGCGGGGCGGCGCCTGTCCGTCCTGCGGCTGACCGCCGCCGTGGACGTCGTCTCGCTGCTGACCGGGCCGGAGCTGGCCGCCGTCCACCAGGACGGCTGGCTGGTGCAGGCCGAGTCCCGCGACTACCCGTACACCCGGGACTGGGCGCACTGGATCCGCCGCCACACCGAGCCGTGGGCCCAGGGGTTCCTGTGGTCCTCCAAACGCGACCCCGGCGAGCGCGCCCTGGTCCTCTTCGGCGACCGCTGCCCGCCGGACGCGCTGGCCGCGACCGGCGACGAGGCGGTCGACTTCGACGGGCCCGGCGGCCGGGCCTGGCTCGACTCCGTGCTCCTGCCCTACCAAGCGCGCCTCGCGCCCTGA
- a CDS encoding caspase domain-containing protein — protein MRTIFALLIGINDYGEARHDRLHGCVNDVLAARRALERRAGKALSVRMLTDGRATVGAVEAAIRDHLGRAGPEDTALLWFSGHGTDHDCVGPEESAVEATGRSQALVCADGPLPDKRLGALLDGLGAGGAHVAAVLDCCFSGGATRLPGAGRAVRFLPPRPSWRRPGGTRDTTGPQRTPAHVLLAAGRLNQLSYEADYEPEGAGGAGAEGAGTFVRHGVFTHALLDALRTADPDVSCRELLAAAHGRVRAAGFPQHPVLFPDDPGGIADRPFLGAWPHASDLRGSTPSPHLLRYGADGWEVDCGRAHGLGGGPGTEFTATGPGGGVLAARTVLAARALVEPVGWTPSPRRVHPVALTATALPPASVVIGSPDGAAPKGFADSLSAALTSPLLRVVDEDGGASAALLLRVEVRADGLAHVLRRDGTPFTAPLALRGAADTGRVAACLTHLARWHGLRDLEARTSPLRGHVRLEISPWDDGAGPWDAAGAPLAPDGGGEIVRAYDGPHPPRVSIRLRNVGDRPLWCVLLAMNDRYASSTALFPGHFVAPGRSGLALDGAPVQLSLPAERPARPGAYARDWLKLFVAEDELNTVPFTLGAWDPHGPVARGGANGAVLRLDRPGRRDIGPAPSAGPGQWATRTLALRTVVPGGPGVTGPGA, from the coding sequence ATGCGCACGATCTTCGCCCTGCTCATCGGCATCAACGACTACGGGGAGGCCCGGCACGACCGGCTGCACGGCTGCGTCAACGACGTACTGGCGGCCCGGCGGGCCCTGGAACGCCGGGCGGGGAAGGCGTTGTCCGTCCGGATGCTCACCGACGGGCGGGCGACCGTGGGCGCCGTGGAGGCCGCGATCCGCGACCACTTGGGGCGGGCCGGGCCCGAGGACACGGCGCTGCTGTGGTTCTCGGGCCACGGCACCGACCACGACTGCGTCGGCCCCGAGGAGTCGGCGGTGGAGGCGACCGGCCGCAGCCAGGCGCTGGTGTGCGCGGACGGGCCGCTCCCCGACAAACGCCTGGGCGCGCTCCTGGACGGGCTCGGCGCGGGCGGCGCGCACGTGGCGGCGGTGCTCGACTGCTGCTTCTCGGGCGGCGCCACCCGCCTTCCCGGCGCGGGCCGGGCCGTGCGGTTCCTGCCGCCCCGGCCGTCCTGGCGCCGGCCCGGCGGGACCCGGGACACGACCGGCCCCCAGCGGACGCCCGCCCACGTCCTGCTCGCGGCGGGCCGCCTCAACCAGCTCTCGTACGAGGCGGATTACGAGCCGGAGGGCGCGGGCGGAGCGGGCGCGGAGGGGGCGGGCACCTTCGTGCGGCACGGGGTGTTCACGCACGCGCTGCTCGACGCCCTGCGCACGGCGGACCCCGACGTCTCCTGCCGCGAACTGCTCGCGGCGGCCCACGGGCGGGTGCGGGCGGCCGGGTTCCCGCAGCACCCGGTGCTGTTCCCGGACGACCCGGGCGGCATCGCCGACCGGCCGTTCCTCGGCGCCTGGCCGCACGCCTCGGACCTGCGGGGATCCACACCGAGCCCGCACCTGCTGCGGTACGGGGCGGACGGCTGGGAGGTGGACTGCGGCCGGGCGCACGGGCTGGGCGGCGGGCCGGGCACCGAGTTCACCGCGACCGGCCCGGGCGGCGGGGTGCTGGCCGCCCGCACGGTGCTGGCCGCGCGCGCCCTGGTGGAGCCGGTGGGCTGGACGCCCTCGCCCCGGCGGGTGCACCCGGTGGCGCTGACGGCCACCGCGCTGCCCCCGGCGAGCGTGGTGATCGGCTCGCCGGACGGGGCCGCGCCGAAAGGATTCGCCGACTCCCTCTCCGCCGCGCTGACTTCGCCGCTGCTGCGGGTCGTGGACGAGGACGGGGGTGCCTCGGCGGCGCTGCTGCTGCGGGTCGAGGTCCGCGCCGACGGGCTGGCCCACGTCCTGCGCCGGGACGGCACCCCGTTCACGGCGCCGCTGGCGCTGCGCGGCGCGGCCGACACCGGCCGGGTCGCCGCCTGCCTGACCCATCTGGCCCGCTGGCACGGGCTGCGCGACCTGGAGGCGCGCACCTCGCCGCTGCGCGGCCACGTACGGCTGGAGATCAGCCCGTGGGACGACGGGGCCGGCCCGTGGGACGCGGCCGGTGCGCCGCTGGCGCCGGACGGCGGCGGGGAGATCGTGCGCGCCTACGACGGGCCGCACCCGCCCCGGGTCTCCATCCGGCTGCGCAACGTCGGCGACCGCCCGCTGTGGTGCGTGCTGCTCGCCATGAACGACCGCTACGCCAGCAGCACCGCCCTCTTCCCCGGCCACTTCGTCGCCCCGGGCCGCAGCGGTCTCGCCCTGGACGGGGCGCCCGTCCAGCTGAGCCTGCCCGCCGAACGCCCGGCGCGCCCGGGGGCGTACGCGCGCGACTGGCTCAAGCTGTTCGTGGCCGAGGACGAGCTGAACACGGTGCCGTTCACGCTGGGCGCCTGGGATCCGCACGGGCCCGTCGCGCGCGGCGGCGCGAACGGGGCGGTGCTGCGCCTCGACCGGCCCGGCCGCCGCGACATCGGCCCGGCGCCCTCGGCCGGGCCGGGCCAGTGGGCGACCCGCACCCTGGCCCTGCGGACGGTCGTGCCCGGCGGCCCGGGGGTCACTGGCCCAGGTGCGTGA
- a CDS encoding serine protease — translation MNKPLVGALLSLTLVGAAAAPALASQAKEPAAKAAPAVKAVNFAGTVALSNCSGSLIRTPNSQPDDPALVLSNGHCLETGFPAAGEVITDQPSSRTFSLLNGSASKVATLRATKVSYATMTDTDISVYELNKTYAQIQSQYGIAALTLNDQHPTAGTAIKVVSGYWKRTYSCNVDGFVYRLKEGDWTWKDSVRYTSACQTIGGTSGSPVIDTTTGKVVAVNNTGNEDGQRCTENNPCEVDQNGNVTVHYKINYAQETYTIVPCIGTGNKFDLSRPGCTLPKP, via the coding sequence ATGAACAAGCCTCTCGTCGGCGCGCTGCTCTCGCTCACCCTGGTGGGAGCCGCCGCCGCCCCGGCCCTGGCGTCCCAGGCCAAGGAGCCCGCGGCCAAGGCCGCGCCTGCCGTCAAGGCGGTCAACTTCGCCGGCACGGTGGCGCTCAGCAACTGTTCCGGCTCGCTGATCCGCACGCCCAACTCGCAGCCCGACGACCCGGCCCTGGTCCTCTCCAACGGCCACTGCCTGGAGACCGGCTTCCCGGCGGCGGGCGAGGTCATCACCGACCAGCCCTCCTCCCGTACGTTCTCGCTGCTCAACGGCTCGGCGAGCAAGGTCGCCACGCTGCGGGCCACCAAGGTCTCGTACGCCACGATGACCGACACCGACATCTCGGTGTACGAGCTGAACAAGACGTACGCGCAGATCCAGAGCCAGTACGGGATCGCCGCGCTCACCCTCAACGACCAGCACCCGACCGCCGGGACGGCGATCAAGGTGGTCTCCGGCTACTGGAAGCGGACCTACAGCTGCAACGTCGACGGGTTCGTCTACCGGCTCAAGGAGGGCGACTGGACCTGGAAGGACTCGGTCCGCTACACCTCCGCCTGCCAGACCATCGGGGGCACCTCCGGCTCCCCGGTCATCGACACGACCACCGGCAAGGTCGTGGCCGTGAACAACACGGGCAACGAGGACGGCCAGCGCTGCACCGAGAACAACCCGTGCGAGGTGGACCAGAACGGCAACGTCACCGTCCACTACAAGATCAATTACGCCCAGGAGACCTACACGATCGTGCCGTGCATAGGCACCGGCAACAAGTTCGACCTGAGCCGACCGGGCTGCACGCTGCCCAAGCCGTGA
- a CDS encoding CHAT domain-containing protein has translation MPENDDSRPEQARAERAELLDELAATGAADPAAPALCAAVGALSHELYLAEGGADDLELAAEAFAHAFRRPGDDAEWAVWRIRYAHVRAFQYDADPEGGPQLPDAIHTLLNDGLAGLAGAEDPEGAAGLGRRLLANISKIRYLASEGPAEERLALLETSLRHHTAQLDELAADDPDAVDLHEALGYLHQQRALLTDAAPDMLLSARHYEAVLDAPGPGTDVPLVRFGRALSLMLHGRGTRTRAELEEARTEFDTALVEARRAGGEPPWWAEDAAYKQVFCRALVWTMWQDEAQAAAAEAELNTLLAADPGAEDELLPQYLDFFGRVLYERGVVRGDDAAKDRGVRLLRRGLVQWEPGRDGRIAGTATMLAIAQQTRYRDDPDPERLRDVVLAARHVIEEEGAEKELHDMAVMLLGWARNMLEEHGLKDDDGGPEVTFEEVRGIYESLLDSIQDGTYQLDHGDEGYFATINDAASPGRTKDGFDFVFRKWSELEPGSVAHTRAAAFLLAHLPMFDPHGDQVDQEQKDALTRALMSARPDDDPDWRRRAHAVVGGALLSEELAGGVGDRVEEVLAHFDTAEEGAGIGADLGMIRMMATVHRGQMSGTADDMAAGAASWRQLRESPGLRPYARRMLDAQQSGYDAVGAVHAGDLAGADRHIGDLHDAIGGLAEDDTSRIELWTLLENARSARDDLAERLGAPPAPPLAGRPTTAELRRAAARLSRDHRAWVLGDGGIARAGRAGRSGNREGVREALGLIEEGLALSHEGSDSWLRYSHTAGSVYCGLAASEPLPYRRTELHAKGIAHLEAAARQAGGPGHRLWAQSALALGRAYRVRARTGDRAEGRRYGLDALRGHAWAALLQSGTADAAEAARLATDMSLEVAAWCLADGVPAEAVQALDSCRGLVLHAATTSSSVPELLAAAGQHALADQWRATGAAADLVPSALRGKALAALTGDGAEGAGRLLDTPAPDEIGRALRGLGKDALVYLVPRSEDGGGVAVLVTSGGDVHAVPLPRLTEDAGPLRAYEPLARAARDLGPVPGWQAPEPPPGVPLRDQLDRLCSWAWYAAVRPLFDLFVVPDRPGRVPRLVLVPMGALGLVPWHAAWAPDASGARRHAIEEAEISYAASARLLCEVAARPRTPYSGTALVVGNPTGDLRYAGEEADAVRRVFYPEGRFLGLRTGDGTPDEVAAWLREGGDGGAVLHLACHAAVVESRSSSAYLSLKGGELAAERLTASLRGDLGLVVLAACRSHVSGRGHNEAYSLAAAFLVAGARSVVGSLWPVPDEATSVLMFMTHHYLRAEGEPPVRALRRAQLWMLDPARAVPPELPAVLAERVADIDPADLSAWAGFTHLGQ, from the coding sequence GTGCCCGAGAACGACGACAGCCGGCCGGAGCAGGCGCGGGCCGAGCGCGCCGAGCTCCTCGACGAGCTCGCCGCCACCGGCGCCGCCGACCCGGCCGCCCCGGCCCTGTGCGCCGCCGTGGGCGCGCTCAGCCACGAGCTGTACCTCGCCGAGGGCGGCGCCGACGACCTGGAGCTGGCCGCCGAGGCGTTCGCCCACGCCTTCCGGCGGCCCGGCGACGACGCCGAGTGGGCCGTCTGGCGGATCCGCTACGCGCACGTACGGGCGTTCCAGTACGACGCCGACCCGGAGGGCGGTCCCCAACTGCCGGACGCCATCCACACGTTGCTGAACGACGGGCTGGCCGGTCTCGCCGGGGCCGAGGACCCCGAGGGCGCCGCCGGCCTCGGGCGCCGCCTGCTCGCCAACATCTCCAAGATCCGGTACCTGGCGTCGGAGGGCCCCGCCGAAGAGCGGCTCGCCCTGCTGGAGACCTCCCTGCGCCACCACACCGCACAGCTCGACGAGCTCGCCGCCGACGACCCCGACGCCGTCGACCTGCACGAGGCGCTCGGCTACCTCCACCAGCAGCGCGCGCTGCTCACCGACGCCGCCCCCGACATGCTGCTCTCCGCCCGCCACTACGAGGCCGTCCTCGACGCCCCGGGCCCCGGCACCGACGTCCCCCTCGTCCGCTTCGGCCGGGCCCTCTCGCTGATGCTGCACGGCCGGGGCACCCGCACCCGGGCCGAACTGGAGGAGGCGCGCACCGAGTTCGACACCGCGCTCGTGGAGGCCCGGCGCGCGGGCGGCGAACCGCCCTGGTGGGCCGAGGACGCCGCGTACAAGCAGGTCTTCTGCCGGGCCCTGGTCTGGACGATGTGGCAGGACGAGGCCCAGGCCGCCGCCGCCGAGGCCGAGCTGAACACCCTGCTCGCCGCCGACCCCGGCGCCGAGGACGAACTGCTGCCCCAGTACCTCGACTTCTTCGGCCGCGTCCTCTACGAGCGCGGCGTGGTGCGCGGCGACGACGCCGCCAAGGACCGGGGCGTACGGCTGCTGCGGCGCGGCCTCGTGCAGTGGGAGCCCGGCCGCGACGGCAGGATCGCGGGCACCGCCACCATGCTCGCCATCGCCCAGCAGACCCGCTACCGCGACGACCCCGACCCGGAGCGGCTGCGCGACGTGGTGCTCGCCGCCCGCCACGTCATCGAGGAGGAGGGCGCCGAGAAGGAGCTGCACGACATGGCCGTCATGCTCCTCGGCTGGGCCCGCAACATGCTGGAGGAGCACGGCCTGAAGGACGACGACGGCGGCCCGGAGGTCACCTTCGAGGAGGTGCGCGGCATCTACGAGTCGCTGCTCGACAGCATCCAGGACGGCACCTACCAGCTGGACCACGGCGACGAGGGGTACTTCGCCACCATCAACGACGCCGCCTCGCCCGGCCGCACCAAGGACGGCTTCGACTTCGTCTTCCGCAAGTGGAGCGAGCTGGAGCCCGGCAGCGTCGCGCACACCCGGGCCGCCGCCTTCCTCCTCGCCCACCTGCCGATGTTCGACCCGCACGGCGACCAGGTGGACCAGGAGCAGAAGGACGCCCTGACCCGCGCCCTGATGAGCGCGCGCCCCGACGACGACCCCGACTGGCGGCGCCGGGCCCACGCGGTGGTGGGCGGCGCGCTGCTCAGCGAGGAGCTGGCGGGCGGCGTCGGCGACCGGGTGGAGGAGGTCCTCGCCCACTTCGACACCGCCGAGGAGGGCGCGGGCATCGGCGCCGACCTCGGCATGATCCGGATGATGGCGACCGTCCACCGGGGCCAGATGAGCGGCACCGCCGACGACATGGCGGCGGGCGCCGCGTCCTGGCGGCAGCTGCGCGAGAGCCCCGGACTGCGACCGTACGCGCGCAGGATGCTGGACGCCCAGCAGTCCGGCTACGACGCGGTCGGCGCGGTGCACGCCGGTGACCTGGCGGGCGCCGACCGGCACATCGGGGACCTGCACGACGCCATCGGCGGCCTCGCCGAGGACGACACCTCCCGCATCGAGCTGTGGACCCTGCTGGAGAACGCCCGCTCGGCCCGCGACGACCTCGCCGAACGGCTCGGCGCCCCGCCCGCGCCGCCGCTCGCCGGGCGCCCCACCACCGCCGAACTGCGCCGCGCCGCCGCCCGGCTGAGCCGCGACCACCGGGCCTGGGTGCTCGGCGACGGCGGCATCGCCCGGGCGGGCCGGGCGGGCCGCAGCGGCAACCGCGAGGGCGTCCGGGAGGCGCTGGGGCTGATCGAGGAGGGGCTGGCGCTCAGCCACGAGGGCAGCGACAGCTGGCTGCGGTACTCGCACACCGCGGGCAGCGTCTACTGCGGCCTCGCCGCCAGTGAGCCCCTGCCGTACCGCCGCACCGAACTCCACGCCAAGGGCATCGCCCATCTGGAGGCCGCCGCCCGGCAGGCGGGCGGGCCCGGCCACCGGCTGTGGGCGCAGTCGGCGCTCGCGCTCGGCCGCGCCTACCGCGTCCGCGCCCGCACCGGCGACCGCGCGGAGGGCCGCCGCTACGGCCTGGACGCCCTGCGCGGGCACGCCTGGGCCGCGCTGCTCCAGTCCGGCACGGCGGACGCCGCCGAGGCCGCCCGGCTGGCCACCGACATGTCCCTGGAGGTGGCGGCCTGGTGCCTGGCGGACGGCGTCCCCGCCGAGGCCGTCCAGGCCCTCGACTCCTGCCGGGGCCTGGTCCTGCACGCCGCCACCACCTCGTCCTCCGTCCCCGAACTCCTGGCGGCGGCCGGGCAGCACGCGCTCGCCGACCAGTGGCGCGCCACCGGCGCCGCCGCCGACCTGGTGCCGAGCGCCCTGCGCGGCAAGGCGCTCGCCGCGCTCACCGGGGACGGCGCCGAGGGCGCGGGACGGCTCCTGGACACGCCCGCGCCCGACGAGATCGGCCGGGCGCTGCGCGGGCTCGGCAAGGACGCGCTGGTCTATCTCGTACCCCGCTCGGAGGACGGCGGCGGGGTCGCGGTCCTGGTCACCTCGGGCGGGGACGTGCACGCGGTGCCGCTGCCCCGGCTCACCGAGGACGCCGGGCCGCTGCGCGCGTACGAGCCGCTGGCCCGCGCCGCGCGCGACCTCGGCCCCGTCCCCGGCTGGCAGGCCCCCGAACCCCCGCCGGGCGTGCCCCTGCGCGACCAGCTGGACCGGCTCTGCTCGTGGGCCTGGTACGCGGCGGTGCGCCCGCTCTTCGACCTGTTCGTGGTGCCCGACCGGCCGGGCCGGGTGCCCCGGCTCGTGCTCGTCCCGATGGGGGCGCTGGGCCTGGTGCCCTGGCACGCGGCCTGGGCGCCGGACGCCTCGGGGGCGCGCCGGCACGCCATCGAGGAGGCGGAGATCTCGTACGCGGCCTCCGCCCGGCTGCTGTGCGAGGTCGCCGCCCGCCCCCGCACCCCGTACAGCGGCACCGCCCTGGTGGTGGGCAACCCGACCGGCGACCTGCGGTACGCGGGCGAGGAGGCCGACGCCGTGCGGCGCGTCTTCTACCCCGAGGGGCGCTTCCTCGGCCTGCGCACCGGCGACGGCACCCCGGACGAGGTGGCCGCCTGGCTGCGCGAGGGCGGCGACGGCGGGGCCGTGCTCCATCTGGCCTGCCACGCGGCCGTGGTGGAGAGCCGCAGCAGCAGCGCCTACCTCTCCCTCAAGGGCGGCGAGCTGGCCGCCGAGCGGCTCACCGCGAGCCTGCGCGGCGACCTCGGCCTGGTGGTGCTGGCCGCCTGCCGCAGCCATGTCTCCGGGCGCGGCCACAACGAGGCGTACAGCCTGGCCGCCGCGTTCCTGGTGGCGGGCGCCCGCTCGGTGGTCGGCTCGCTGTGGCCGGTCCCGGACGAGGCCACCTCGGTGCTGATGTTCATGACGCACCACTATCTGCGCGCCGAGGGCGAGCCGCCCGTACGGGCCCTGCGGCGGGCCCAGTTGTGGATGCTGGACCCCGCCCGCGCGGTCCCGCCGGAGCTGCCCGCCGTGCTGGCCGAGCGGGTCGCGGACATCGACCCGGCCGACCTCAGCGCCTGGGCCGGGTTCACGCACCTGGGCCAGTGA